A window of Macaca thibetana thibetana isolate TM-01 chromosome 7, ASM2454274v1, whole genome shotgun sequence genomic DNA:
CTACATTGAGGTGAAAACAATGTTTAAACTTTCTTATCAATCAAATACATTCCAAAAGAAAGTGTGTTCTATGAAGGTTCCAAAGCACACTCAAAACACAACAGTACAGGAATCTAATACTGAAAATGACTGTTCTGACAGGGTGTTTtaataaacataactttttaattattaaaccAGTGAAGCAATCCCTTCCTAGTAAGTGTGTCAATAGAGGGAAACTGGGTTTGTTCCATTAATACCCTAACCATTTCATGGTAATACTTTTTACTGCTTTGacagttttaaataaattttgctgTACTTAAAATAGGTTTTAAAGTGGAAAAGTGTACAAAGTTTCAGATAAAAAGATTAATAGATGCAATTTAAATCAAATTTCCCCTCTTCTATCAATCAACAATAATCAGTTTTAGCAGATACAGATTGAGCTTTAAAATCCTACTCCCAAAATGAAACCTTCAGTTTTAAATCTTAATCAGACATAATTGGAAAAGATTACTATGTATTTGGACACCTTTtacaagattttgtttttgtattaaaGCAGAAACCAGTTCCTAAACTCTTTTATTCAATTGTATGTCCTGTTTGGACAAATATCAAAAATAGAAGACTGTCACTTTTGCTTCTGTAATTGTGATTTTCACTGCAGTCTTCTATAACTTTTACAGAGTTCATGGTCCCTAATATCTCCCCACCCTCCATTTTTTCTAGGTGGAGAAATGGCTACCATAGTAAACTTCTCACTGATAGTTAGAGTTTCTGGAAACATGTattgtttgttattatttaagAGTGACTCAATTTGGGCACTCTGGGTGGATGGTCTACAGGTTTTCTTGTGATGCATACCACAGTCTCCAGCATGAAAAATCCTAGGAACTTGAGGAACCAGCACTTTCCAGAATTTTGGAAGACAAGATACAGTCAAGTATTGAAGAGTCCAGTCCCAGTTATAATCATCGTAAGTACAGAAAGTGTCTGTGCACTCGATCAGCTTCTGATAGGCATTCCGGGTCAAGGCTAGACCCATATTGTGCTCTGTGGACTTCCAAGTTTTCACATCTACCTTGTCAGCCATGCCATAGAAACTGCGACTGGCAGTATAGGTCCCCAGGGAGAGAACATCACATTCAGGGCACTCTTGCtgcttcagtttccacatctttTTGAAGACATGGTAAAAGTCTGGGGCTAAGTAGTGATCTTCTTCTAGGAAAAGTATAAGGCCAGCATAATCTCGAAGAATTTTGACTCTTTCCCACACAAAATGCAGCTTCCACCACCAGTGATGTTTGGTCTGGGAGAATTTGGCCTCTCTATAATGGCCGAAGGAGTCGGGATACTCAGCATTGATGCACCCCAATTTCAAAGCGGCATTCTTCGACAGGTCTCTGGGACAATCTCTAGGGTCACTGCCTGGAAACTCATTAGGGTACAACTGAATGCTGAAAGGAAAGAACACCTGCAGAACCGGACAGAAATCCACCCCGGCGATCAGCTGATTGATCTCGGTCGACCAGAAGTCGTGGCTAAAGATGACGAGGACGTTGTCAATTCCCTGGGCTTTTCGAAGTGAGTCCAGCAGTAGTCTGAGGTATTCGGGCCGGTTATGCACCTGGACCACCAGCACCAGCTCCCGGGGGGCCCAGTTGCCAGTCTTATCTACATTCCTCAGCGTCTGATCAAAGTTCAGCTGGTACACCAGGGACCGGTACCGCAGCGTCAGGTTGTCCGCCTCGGGCTGAGGGGCCGCCGGGACCAGGGGAGCCGCCGACTCGTTGGAGACCCTGCGGATGCCCACAGCCACAGAGGGGTGGTCCCCGCCA
This region includes:
- the MGAT2 gene encoding alpha-1,6-mannosyl-glycoprotein 2-beta-N-acetylglucosaminyltransferase; translated protein: MRFRIYKRKVLILTLVVAACGFVLWSSNGRQRKNEALAPPLVDAEPVRGAGSRGGDHPSVAVGIRRVSNESAAPLVPAAPQPEADNLTLRYRSLVYQLNFDQTLRNVDKTGNWAPRELVLVVQVHNRPEYLRLLLDSLRKAQGIDNVLVIFSHDFWSTEINQLIAGVDFCPVLQVFFPFSIQLYPNEFPGSDPRDCPRDLSKNAALKLGCINAEYPDSFGHYREAKFSQTKHHWWWKLHFVWERVKILRDYAGLILFLEEDHYLAPDFYHVFKKMWKLKQQECPECDVLSLGTYTASRSFYGMADKVDVKTWKSTEHNMGLALTRNAYQKLIECTDTFCTYDDYNWDWTLQYLTVSCLPKFWKVLVPQVPRIFHAGDCGMHHKKTCRPSTQSAQIESLLNNNKQYMFPETLTISEKFTMVAISPPRKNGGWGDIRDHELCKSYRRLQ